aCTCTCATACTGTTCTGTGTgaacaattaaaagaaaaagcatctggAATACTGGTTGCTTCCTATGCCCTGTTGTAACTACTGGTCTGGGTATTTTTTTACTAcatcttttaaagtttttggaAGAATTACGTATTGGGAAGGGAGGTGGGTAAAGATTGGAAGTAACTGTAGTGTTGGCCCTTTTGAACTATTTTTGTGTCTGCAGTTAGTGAGGCATAGTTAAATAGCCCTGGTGTTTCCGATTTGGTGTTCCTGACTGCCACATTTACATGGGATTTATCCCAGCGGTGTGGTATGCTGCAAGATGTCTCTGTACAAAGCAAAGAGGAACATGGACTTTTCCCGTTTTCTGTGAGATTGgggatttgaaaaaaatctcatgcaTCTGTTTACTTGCATGTCTTTTAGCATGGCACCCAAGGTGTAAACGTAATACTTTGCACAGTCATATCCTGGGAAAGACTGACCTGGCTGTTGATTTCCTCCAAATAAGTTCTGTAAACAACCCCAGCACAGCTTGTGCCCGTCTGTGATGTACAGCCCCAAACCCAAATGCACCATCAGCTCCAGAGATCCCGTGGCAAACAGCCTTACCAGAGGATCCACGCTCTCCCTTGGCTCCTTTTACTCCTGGTTCTCCTTTTGGACCCTGAATGCCATAATCACCCTTGCTTCCTTTGTAACCAGGTGTGCCTGGGGTACCTGGGTGGAAAGCAAGAAAGTCATTGTCTTTGTCCCTTCCATTTCACATGGATACAGGGAAGTGGAATGTGGCATTTAAAGTGCTTTGTGTCATCATAAGTCATGTTGTCAAACAAGGGTTTACCTGGCAGGCCCTGGTCTCCCTTTTCTCCAGCTGGCCCTGGAAAACCTAAGatcatccaaaaaaaaaacacgaATGGAAATTTATGAAACAGGTATTTCTACATTTATAGAATTTTATGCAAACTAGTATTTATGATGGATTCCAGCTCATCTAGTATAGCTGTCTACACTATAGGCATTATTTCTGAAGTGAGTGTCTTGTTTCCTGTTACAGTCAGGGCAGACCTTgtcaataaagaaaatacaggcagCGGAGAACGTCTTCTCCTGAAGCAGAGCATCTTCTGGTCATTTATTTCATATCCTAAACTCCACTGATATGGTAAAGGCCTTCTCTCCAGGTGGGTCTTCACTGACCCTATAGAGAGCCTAGATATGTACATTTAGGTGCATCAGACATACGCAAGCATATAATGTTGGGACATGTGACTCCCATCCCTATCATTTAGGTATCCATGAATGCAGAAGGGTGCAGCACTTGGACCTTTGTCAGCTCCTGATAGAGATAAAAGGTTGCATGCACTAAATAAATTCAGGGTTAAAAAGGTTGATTCAAGAGCACAGATGCACCAGAATAGGCTTGTACTGCATAATGTCACCCTGTCGTTTAGGTGCCTGGGACAGAGAGGTGGCCTTCTTTAGGTGGAGGATCAAAGGAAAGGCCTGGGTTGTGCACTCTAAGTTGGCCCCTGAAGATATCTCTTCCTGCAGTGCTACAGAGGAGGCCAGGACAGATGTTTGCTAGTGAATGCCCTTCCCCATCAGATTTACAGCCAGTAAATTTTGTCTTTAGCTGCAGGGTAGGGAGGTGGCTGTGTGGTTCATCTtaaactgctgctttgtttgtgtgttttctatttataaaaaaatgcaggcaaCAATACCTCCTTATGCATGCTGCAGGTGGTAGAAATGAGCGATGAGCAGctacccacccacccacccccgccGCCCTCTGGCAGAGGCCCAGGCCCACCATGGCCTCCTGGGATGTGTTGGGGCTCCAAGAACAGGACTCAACAAATCTCCTTGCTGTTGCAGATCCCTTTCCAGTGTCTGCATGATGCGTGTTGTTGACCCCAGACCTGTTTTATTCTCCTTTACCTGGTAAtcctttctcccccttttcACCTCTGGGTCCTGCAGTGCCTGATGTtcctaaaattaaaaacaaattggTATGGGAGAAGCCATCACACAAAGCAAGGCTGGAGTAGGAGGTCAGTGAGTTACAGCTTTGAGTAGCGTTGTACCTGGACTACCCCTGGGCCCGGGGtcccccttctcccctttctGACCAGATGCGCCTCCGGGGCCAGGCATTCCCACAGGTCCAGGTTGTCCAGTTGCACCTTGAGATTGAGCAAAAGCAGCACACGTGAAATGCAACACAACCTATGCAAAGCAAgggtgcttagggacatggtttagtggcgGGCTTggtagtcctgggttaacagttggacttgatgatctcacaggtcttttccaacctcactgattgattctatgattctatgacatgaaggaaaaaaaaagacagatatCTCAGTCACCAGCCCCTGGACTGTGCAGATTGAGCTGACCTTATAAAGGCAAAATAAACGCTGGTTCTCCAAATTGCAATCCTCCCCAGTAGTGCTGATCTTAGCAGTGCAGTGAGTGATGGTCTGGAGTGAAAGGCTGTACGGACCCAGGGCCTTGCAGACTGTCAGCCTTGAGAGCCACAAGTGCTTCCTAAAAGCTGCCAGTTTCTGCctttgtgtgtgcacatgtcAGGGAGGAGGACATGGCCCTCCATGGTACAGGacccttctctccctctcatTCTTCTGCAAAGTGAGTAGGGTCAGATGAGACAGCCAAGGCTGCACAACATTGGCATGGTTTCTCCACCTCATCATCATCTTCTCTTCCCCATGCTGGGATCTAGCCCAGCTTCGATTTTCCTTGTCATGAAGCACCATCTAAAAGGGATTGGTGACATACCTCTAGAAGAAACTGCATCTTCTGTATTGCTTACCTGCCTCTCCTTTCTGCCCAGGACGTCCAGGCTCCCCCGCGTTCCCTGTAACAACACCCCAGCATCAGTGCTAACGAGGCTTAGCCAAGCGCTTCAGCtagggcagccctgccccacagcatgCGTGTGCTGGCGGTGGGTCACGCTGTGTCCTCTGCACTTACCATCAACACCCGGCAGTCCTGGGACCCCCTGCTGTCCCTGAGGACCCGTGAATCCACGGGGCCCGGGGTATCCCTTACTGCCTGCTTCACCCTTCTGTCCTTGGGGACCTAtcaaacagcacagcacacatgcataaattatttttttaaaaaagcagattttttaaaaaaggcagccagggcagcacctcAGCCTAGTAACAGAGTTTGGCCTCACATCTGCATTTACCATTCCCATAAAGCTGTAGAGAAGGACAGGGCTGGATACCACCTGAAGAGTCGGCCTGAGCCACCTCCGGCTCTGCCAGACTGTCTGGCCAGATGTTTGTCTGACCTGCTGTTAAAGACCTGTGGTGGTGCCATGACACCTCCCCAGTCTATCCTCTAAACTATCCCTACCATTAGAATGTTTTCTTCTCGAGTTAAATATCCCTTGTTGCAGTCTAAACCCTTCCCTTCTAGCCACGGTGGAGGTGGAGGACAGTGTGTTCCACTTCTGTGCTTCCAGGGAATCACCACATCTCCCCTTACCCTTCTCCTCTCTGGACAAGAGATCGGCATGCACCAAAAGCGTTGAATTACTTGAAAGTGCTTCATTGGAAGACTGACATCTCCTTCATCTTCCTGCTCCAGAATTATCCCAAAGCCCTCACCTTTCAGTATTCCTCCGACTTTCACTTTTCTCTTCTGGGTCAACTTATGCTAATGAGCGCACTGGAGCATATGGGATCTGATGGAGGGTCTGGGGAAGCTCTAACCAACACGTTCAACTTCCCTCCCTGGTCTGCACCACATACATCTTCTGGTTTCTTTTGCTATCCtgctttcagcctttcctcttgGGTGCAGCCCCTGGGAGACCACTAATAGCTGTCCAGGAGATGCCCACTAATGCACGTCATGTGGGAAAAACATGGTGCGTAACTCTTCTGATTAAGGTGTATAAAAATCAGGCTTATCTAAGATACAAAGTTCTCAGAAACAGGTTTTACTAAAGTAAGGGCTAACACATCCACATGCTTGTCCATATAAATTATATTGTAATATTTTATACCATGAAAATCCTACTGCAAACATCGCTGCTGTAATCTGGGATAGGCTGATAATTGAATACCTGTGGTTTTCGTTAGACAAAGGTCACTCTATAAAGAGACTTCCACGGTGCAGAGTCAACATTTGTTACGTCCCCCTCCCCCGGACCTCCTCTGGGAGCTTTGCTGGAGCGTGACATGAAATGAAACCCCTTCAGATCAGCTCAAGTGTCCTGTTCATCCAGCTCCCTCACTGGCAAACCATACTCAGGGCTGCCTGGATTTTCATGAAACACTGACCTACGAAGACTTCTTCTGGGGTTTGAAGTAGAATGAGTTTGAACAGGAATACATGGGAGAATCTTTCAAATGTTGCGATAGTGAAGAAGCCTTACCTGCAAGCcccacctctcctttctctcctctcaCTCCTGGTTCACCACTtgggccagcaggaccaggatgTACTCTGCTCCCCTTCTCATCCAGCAGTCCATGGAAGCCAGCAAGGACAACACCACTTTGCTGATGCTTTGTTGGGTGTTGTCCCTAGTGAATGCCAGCAGCAGGCCACGCAGCTCAGCCACGAGCATGAGCCAAACTCCACTCTCCATGCACTTGAGAGTGAtgctggtggcagtggggaACTGGCCCACCACAACCGGTGCAtgttgacttttaaaataagatttttttccagctaagtGTTGCTTTTGTTCACATTAGTTTTACATAGGCTTATTTCCTTCAACTCCAATGACATTCCTACTGACTTACACCTTGACTGAGGATAAGATTGCCCATAAAATCATCCATAAAGCCACTTTATGTTCATCCACAGAAGTAATTCAGGTGTCAGAAAAGCCTTACCTTGGATTCCTTGGTCTCCCTTTGTCCCTGGTAGTCCCTGTAGCCCTGAgatgtaaaatacatatatcAGCTGACACACCTCATCTATTCACAGTAATGACTGAGAAGAAGAGTTGAATTTTTTAATCAGCTGTTGTGCATGCGCCTTTGGTCACCACTGAGGCCAATCTTCAGCTGGCAGAGACGAGCACAACTGCTTGGGGGAAGTCCGTGGAGCTCGGCTGAGTGTGTGGCTGGGCAGAGGCCAGCTGTCCCCCAGCCAAGCCCAGCTCGTGGGGACCTTTGGGGTGATCTTTCCTGAAAATGCACTGAACTATTGGGCTTTGATCTATAGTAACAGTACTTGGCCAGAGGTGCTGTTTTAGTGGTGTAAGTGCAGCCAGGAAGAtatgaaaacatgattttttaaaagtgtattaatttttttttttccttcagaaaagctCATTAGTGTAGCCAAGAACTAGGGATGGATGAGATACAGACCTGGCCTAAAAAGGGTTGTATATTAGATCACCATCACAGGATTATAGAAACTGGTTTCTCTGGacatcatctagtccaacctctgCTCAAAGTGGAGCCAACGTTAGAGCAGGACTTGCTGCATCCTCACAGTCTGTAGACATTTATCTCCTGCAGTGGGTGTAGTTCTACCCAAAACCCCCAGGtacccagggcagcagctcatGCAACGCTGTTGAGGGCAGCACTTGCACCCAGCTCATTCCTGGATCTGTGTGGTCATTTCCCCAGGGACAGGGTGCGCAAGGTCACAAATCTGTCACTGTTTGTTATATATGCATTTCAGCTGGGGCCCTATAGAGCAGGGACTGGGGAGGTCTCCTTGAGTTGTCCTCAAGTGAGCTGAACAGCTGGATTTGTTATGTCCAGGGCAGAAAGCCCAGCTATCCATGGGACACAGGATGCACATAAACCCCTTGACTGGTCCTCTCTTGTCTCACATGGAGATTTGGGATGGTTATTGCACCTAATGACCAGGTACAGTTCCTCCATTGCCCCTGAGCTTTTCTGGTGGGGCAGCAATAAGGAGGGAGAACCAAAATGCTTCTCCATTGTGGTCACTGGCTTCTGTGGGAGCACTTGGGCAAGCTGGGGCTCCCAGGGGATCAGTCAAAAGGTGCAGCAGGTCTCCTCATAGCCAGAGCACTAGGTGCCTGCACATTAAGTAAGATCTGGATCTAGAGACTGAAATCCTAAACCCTCACTTCAGGTCtcttcagggaagaaaagagaaagaggagaagaggaaaagagaaaatgttgcTTACAGCTCATTTACTGACATACCTGGTGGACCAGGATCTCCTACGCGTCCAGGAGGCcctgaaataaatatgtaacGGATATTTTTCAGTAGTCATCACTCAGTGAGGAGTGTACCAGTATAGGGTTGATAGGCTCGAGGTCTGGGCTGAAGACACCACCCTTTTGGTGGGTACCCAGAGCCCAAGTCTACAAGTaacaggaggggagagcagcctGGAGCTGCATGTGCAGCTGCAGTGGGATCCAGGGGggctgcacagggctgtgctccAGCTTCTCCAGGTGTGTCCCGCTCCCTGGCCAATGCTTCTGGAGCCAGTGTCCAACCCTGGCGACTGGGGTATCACTGACTGACAGCAAGTCCAAATCTTGTCCTAGTTATTTGTTCATCTGAACTAGGGGTTCAGCCCAGCTTTGTCAGTGGTGCAGAGGAACCGGCTCTCCCCACTGTACAGCCAGCATGGAGAAGTGGAACCATACCTGCAACCAGGGTGATGTtgttcatcatcatcatcaggttttcattgctgcttttaattatgGTGATTTCCTCTTCTAAGCTTCTCCTCCAGTTTTCTTCATGTCCCATGTGCTTCTCTGCAGAGTTTCTCTCCAAAAGCAGTTTGTTGGCAAAGGAGCTTTCCAGAATCTTTTCTGTATAGGAGGTATTTTGTTCTTGAAATTTCAGTATCTCTCTCTGCATCTTAAACACTGCGGAAACAAAAGACCCATGCAGTGAATATTCCTGGCCCAATCCAGCTGGGAAATGCCtgttcagcagagcagctccttgGCACCCGTGGAGGACACCTGGGGTTAAACGTTAAACACCACCACTGTTTGACCCAGGGAGGTGGTTTTCATGTATCAGTCcttgcagcagccaggaggaCAGCCAGGAGTgcttttgcaaatgcaaagcatATGCCAGGGGTGGGGGAATGGATCCTGCAGTGGCTGCTTTGCCTTGCAGCGTGCAGAGGAGTGTCTGT
The Falco cherrug isolate bFalChe1 chromosome 8, bFalChe1.pri, whole genome shotgun sequence DNA segment above includes these coding regions:
- the MARCO gene encoding macrophage receptor MARCO isoform X3, which gives rise to MTINDSYGENGNSSHMNTFSLSDKIGFASAATTTFQIKHQRRRKPSTCCARAALSAYLLLLTAGQGLLSYQVFKMQREILKFQEQNTSYTEKILESSFANKLLLERNSAEKHMGHEENWRRSLEEEITIIKSSNENLMMMMNNITLVAGPPGRVGDPGPPGLQGLPGTKGDQGIQGPQGQKGEAGSKGYPGPRGFTGPQGQQGVPGLPGVDGNAGEPGRPGQKGEAGATGQPGPVGMPGPGGASGQKGEKGDPGPRGSPGTSGTAGPRGEKGEKGLPGFPGPAGEKGDQGLPGTPGTPGYKGSKGDYGIQGPKGEPGVKGAKGERGSSGSSGAKGSKGEKGEGNFNHLIRIAEGGRRGRVEIFHRGSWGTICDDGWSTLDATVVCRMLGYSRAVSAFTATAGTGPIWLDDVNCSGNERSIFDCSKPDWGVNNCSHQEDAGVDCA
- the MARCO gene encoding macrophage receptor MARCO isoform X2 → MTINDSYGENGNSSHMNTFSLSDKIGFASAATTTFQISEHQRRRKPSTCCARAALSAYLLLLTAGQGLLSYQVFKMQREILKFQEQNTSYTEKILESSFANKLLLERNSAEKHMGHEENWRRSLEEEITIIKSSNENLMMMMNNITLVAGPPGRVGDPGPPGLQGLPGTKGDQGIQGPQGQKGEAGSKGYPGPRGFTGPQGQQGVPGLPGVDGNAGEPGRPGQKGEAGATGQPGPVGMPGPGGASGQKGEKGDPGPRGSPGTSGTAGPRGEKGEKGLPGFPGPAGEKGDQGLPGTPGTPGYKGSKGDYGIQGPKGEPGVKGAKGERGSSGSSGAKGSKGEKGEGNFNHLIRIAEGGRRGRVEIFHRGSWGTICDDGWSTLDATVVCRMLGYSRAVSAFTATAGTGPIWLDDVNCSGNERSIFDCSKPDWGVNNCSHQEDAGVDCA
- the MARCO gene encoding macrophage receptor MARCO isoform X4, with the protein product MTINDSYGENGNSSHMNTFSLSDKIGFASAATTTFQISEHQRRRKPSTCCARAALSAYLLLLTAGQGLLSYQVFKMQREILKFQEQNTSYTEKILESSFANKLLLERNSAEKHMGHEENWRRSLEEEITIIKSSNENLMMMMNNITLVAGPPGRVGDPGPPGLQGLPGTKGDQGIQGIHGLLDEKGSRVHPGPAGPSGEPGVRGEKGEVGLAGPQGQKGEAGSKGYPGPRGFTGPQGQQGVPGLPGVDGNAGEPGRPGQKGEAGATGQPGPVGMPGPGGASGQKGEKGDPGPRGSPGTSGTAGPRGEKGEKGLPGFPGPAGEKGDQGLPGTPGTPGYKGSKGDYGIQGPKGEPGVKGAKGERGSSGSSGAKGSKGEKGEGNFNHLIRIAEGGRRGRVEIFHRGSWGTICDDGWSTLDATVVCRMLGYSRAVSAFTATAGTGPIWLDDVNCSGNERSIFDCSKPDWGVNNCSHQEDAGVDCA
- the MARCO gene encoding macrophage receptor MARCO isoform X1 yields the protein MAMQSDEDPAAPQMSMDSQPSRKLCDGDSSASQRGQRVAAVAWLQRALPSAYRRLSSVGLEHQRRRKPSTCCARAALSAYLLLLTAGQGLLSYQVFKMQREILKFQEQNTSYTEKILESSFANKLLLERNSAEKHMGHEENWRRSLEEEITIIKSSNENLMMMMNNITLVAGPPGRVGDPGPPGLQGLPGTKGDQGIQGPQGQKGEAGSKGYPGPRGFTGPQGQQGVPGLPGVDGNAGEPGRPGQKGEAGATGQPGPVGMPGPGGASGQKGEKGDPGPRGSPGTSGTAGPRGEKGEKGLPGFPGPAGEKGDQGLPGTPGTPGYKGSKGDYGIQGPKGEPGVKGAKGERGSSGSSGAKGSKGEKGEGNFNHLIRIAEGGRRGRVEIFHRGSWGTICDDGWSTLDATVVCRMLGYSRAVSAFTATAGTGPIWLDDVNCSGNERSIFDCSKPDWGVNNCSHQEDAGVDCA